A window from Nasonia vitripennis strain AsymCx unplaced genomic scaffold, Nvit_psr_1.1 unplaced0069, whole genome shotgun sequence encodes these proteins:
- the LOC116418154 gene encoding cell wall integrity and stress response component 3-like, whose translation MALVQQDSDHLPKQPGPDNTKNLAVTNIFKRLTSSKRPDKCGIKVEVKRSSSPILPIKKGGQKRKRNSLEVEAKAKRPREIVPETSRSSTSKKSIPRGRYVDSENNVIRPPTPCYLEVDADDKHSLDYFDALVYKNPEKELARRLIDKESDKLFNFLELPKNEAKSIGEIAKSPFKPLNLSASSSDSDDLQQLEHDEQPMANNSPAQVILQPASEPVDLPLSIIGGRTIDSEEAHEDPLNVSTCSTSSTSSNRSTSSTSSKSSSCSTCSTCSTSSSSSSSNSSSSSSKTSSSNSSSDDSESSNSSNSSSSDDEKAPTSIPDIPKPPCEPITIKKIQDPVASKTLNSNIRKSTVARRGRAVLNPLARGIRTRKTIVEKAQTLIQDIPKSPCEPITLKKIQHPVASNTLKANNRKNTVARRGRVVMNPLSRGIRTTKTIVPTQVIAPQNVVTSRMQLIHGLYYKEISN comes from the coding sequence ATGGCATTAGTTCAGCAGGACAGCGACCACCTTCCTAAGCAGCCAGGTCCGGACAACACAAAAAATCTGGCGGTCACGAACATCTTTAAACGTTTAACATCTTCTAAACGCCCAGATAAGTGCGGAATAAAAGTCGAAGTGAAACGTTCATCTTCGCCAATATTGCCGATAAAAAAAGGAGgtcagaagagaaagaggaattCATTAGAAGTAGAGGCAAAGGCAAAACGACCTCGAGAAATTGTTCCTGAAACTTCTAGATCTAGCACTTCCAAAAAGAGCATTCCACGAGGAAGGTACGTCGACAGCGAAAATAACGTAATTCGGCCGCCTACACCCTGCTATTTGGAAGTTGACGCCGATGACAAGCACTCGCTTGATTATTTCGATGCGCTTGTATACAAGAACCCGGAAAAGGAATTGGCACGGAGATTGATAGACAAGGAGTCGGATAAACTTTTTAACTTCTTGGAGCTGCCGAAAAATGAAGCAAAATCAATCGGTGAAATCGCAAAGTCGCCGTTCAAGCCACTCAACCTATCTGCATCTTCAAGTGACAGTGACGATCTTCAGCAGTTAGAGCATGACGAACAACCAATGGCCAACAATTCACCAGCACAAGTCATCCTGCAGCCAGCATCCGAGCCTGTTGACCTTCCGTTGTCTATTATCGGTGGTCGAACGATTGACAGCGAAGAAGCTCACGAGGACCCTTTGAACGTGTCTACCTGTTCAACCAGTTCGACCAGTTCAAACAGGTCAACCAGTTCAACCAGTTCAAAGAGTTCATCGTGTTCAACATGTTCCACCTGTTCTacgtcgtcgtcatcatcatcatcaaatagcagtagcagcagttcTAAGACTTCTAGCTCGAACTCAAGCAGCGACGATTCCGAGTCTTCAAATAGTAGTAACTCTAGCTCGAGCGATGACGAGAAAGCGCCAACATCAATACCAGACATTCCAAAACCACCATGTGAGCCTATAACTATAAAGAAGATACAAGACCCGGTAGCTTCAAAAACCCTCAACTCTAATATTAGGAAAAGCACGGTAGCCAGGCGGGGCCGTGCGGTATTAAATCCATTGGCGAGAGGAATAAGAACCAGGAAGACTATTGTCGAGAAAGCGCAAACATTGATACAAGACATTCCAAAATCACCATGTGAGCCTATAACTTTAAAGAAGATACAACACCCGGTAGCTTCAAACACCCTCAAAGCTAATAATAGGAAAAATACGGTAGCCAGGAGGGGCCGTGTGGTAATGAATCCATTGTCAAGAGGAATAAGAACTACAAAGACCATAGTCCCCACCCAAGTCATTGCGCCCCAAAATGTTGTGACATCCAGGATGCAACTAATCCATGGACTTTATTATAAGGAAATTTCCAATTGA